The following proteins are encoded in a genomic region of Arthrobacter jiangjiafuii:
- a CDS encoding ParB/RepB/Spo0J family partition protein, whose translation MTEKRRGLGRGLGALIPSSADVEEAPAAPARAGRPVDLFFPSASDVVTPTRPGTGPRRGAGINKDALRGPAAKAPKGAARARQQEAALDTAGAAVDAAEAKPASEVEPASKSAKSAAHSPDHASEGSATTKAARAPKGRQASAKQGGMVKDPKVKDSRPAAVPVVDGEAGGVSSAREDTDVSRETLVPVPGATFAELPIDSIHPNRKQPRSVFDEDDMAELVHSIREIGVLQPIVVRPSPEDDPEHPYELVMGERRWRASREAGLDAVPAIIRSTQDVDLLRDALLENLHRSELNPLEEAAAYQQLLDDFGCSHEELADRIGRSRPQVTNTLRLMKLPPLVQRRLAAGILSAGHSRALLGLADAAEMEKLAQRIVAEGLSVRATEEIVSLSGGLRRPPKESKPKVGARHERLDYLATSLSDRLDTNVKITLGARKGKVSIEFASVDDLNRIMGVLTPPAS comes from the coding sequence GTGACCGAAAAGCGTCGTGGTTTGGGAAGGGGACTGGGAGCTTTGATTCCCAGCAGTGCAGATGTCGAGGAAGCTCCGGCAGCGCCTGCGCGGGCGGGACGTCCGGTCGACCTGTTCTTTCCCTCCGCTAGTGACGTGGTCACTCCCACGCGCCCCGGCACCGGTCCGCGCAGAGGGGCTGGGATCAACAAGGATGCCCTGCGTGGACCCGCTGCAAAGGCGCCCAAGGGTGCTGCGCGGGCCCGACAGCAAGAGGCCGCTCTAGACACGGCCGGCGCCGCCGTAGACGCCGCTGAGGCCAAGCCTGCCAGTGAGGTGGAGCCTGCCTCCAAATCGGCCAAGTCAGCCGCTCACAGCCCCGACCACGCCTCCGAGGGTTCCGCTACAACAAAGGCTGCCCGGGCTCCCAAGGGGCGCCAGGCTTCCGCCAAGCAGGGCGGCATGGTCAAGGATCCCAAGGTCAAGGATTCCCGGCCTGCAGCGGTTCCCGTGGTGGACGGCGAAGCAGGAGGCGTTTCGTCGGCGCGGGAAGACACCGATGTTTCACGTGAAACCCTGGTTCCGGTACCCGGGGCGACGTTTGCCGAACTGCCGATCGATTCCATACATCCCAACCGGAAGCAGCCCCGTTCGGTCTTCGATGAAGACGATATGGCCGAGCTGGTGCATTCCATCCGGGAGATCGGTGTCCTCCAGCCGATCGTGGTTCGCCCCTCGCCGGAGGATGACCCCGAACACCCCTATGAGCTTGTTATGGGTGAGCGGCGCTGGCGTGCCAGCCGTGAGGCCGGCCTCGATGCCGTGCCCGCGATCATCCGGTCCACTCAGGACGTGGATCTCCTGCGCGACGCCTTGCTGGAGAACCTGCATCGCAGTGAACTCAATCCCTTGGAAGAGGCCGCTGCCTATCAGCAGCTTCTGGATGATTTCGGCTGTTCCCATGAGGAGCTGGCGGACCGGATCGGCAGGTCGCGCCCGCAGGTCACCAACACGTTGCGGTTGATGAAGCTGCCTCCGCTGGTGCAGCGCCGGCTAGCGGCGGGCATTTTGTCGGCGGGCCACTCACGTGCACTCCTCGGCCTGGCAGACGCTGCAGAAATGGAAAAGCTGGCACAGCGGATCGTTGCTGAAGGCCTGTCTGTACGCGCGACGGAAGAGATCGTCTCCTTGAGTGGTGGCCTGCGGCGTCCTCCCAAGGAGTCCAAGCCGAAGGTTGGGGCCCGGCATGAACGCCTGGATTACCTGGCAACTTCGCTCTCGGACCGTTTGGACACAAACGTGAAGATCACACTGGGCGCCCGCAAGGGCAAAGTCAGCATCGAGTTCGCCAGCGTCGACGATCTAAATCGCATCATGGGTGTGCTGACACCACCCGCCAGCTAG
- a CDS encoding class I SAM-dependent methyltransferase, whose product MSNSSSATVEADRELKAKHRAMWAQGNYTAVATEVIPSLGPILVEASGVSEHDHVLDVAAGTGNASLPAAITGAGVTASDLTPELLESGRRLAAAQGLSLDWVLADAEALPFGDQTFDVVLSCVGVMFAPHHQEAANELARVCRTEGRIGLINWTPDGFIGRMFATMKPYAPAPPPGAQPPPLWGRPDHLESLFYGQVGDWQTERRVLHVDRFQDPEDFLSYFKTNYGPTIAVYKSLADTPERADALDEELMSLAAGFGFGSDAGMDWEYLLATGRRS is encoded by the coding sequence ATGAGCAATTCTTCGTCAGCCACCGTCGAAGCCGACCGAGAGCTGAAAGCCAAACACCGAGCTATGTGGGCGCAGGGCAACTACACCGCTGTTGCTACCGAGGTCATACCGAGCCTGGGCCCGATCCTCGTAGAGGCCAGCGGCGTCAGCGAGCATGACCACGTCCTGGACGTGGCAGCCGGGACCGGCAATGCCTCCCTCCCGGCAGCAATAACGGGTGCTGGGGTAACCGCGTCCGACCTAACTCCCGAACTCCTCGAATCCGGGCGACGCCTCGCAGCAGCCCAGGGCTTGAGCCTGGATTGGGTCCTCGCTGACGCCGAGGCTCTCCCCTTCGGGGACCAGACTTTCGACGTCGTCCTCTCCTGTGTTGGCGTCATGTTTGCGCCGCACCATCAGGAGGCAGCAAACGAACTGGCCAGGGTGTGCCGCACCGAGGGGAGGATCGGGCTGATCAACTGGACGCCGGATGGCTTCATAGGAAGGATGTTTGCAACGATGAAGCCCTATGCGCCGGCCCCACCGCCTGGCGCACAGCCGCCACCCTTGTGGGGTAGGCCCGATCATCTGGAAAGCCTCTTTTACGGACAGGTGGGCGATTGGCAGACCGAACGCCGTGTGTTGCACGTGGACCGCTTTCAGGATCCCGAAGACTTTCTCAGCTACTTCAAGACAAACTACGGGCCGACCATCGCCGTCTATAAGTCCCTTGCGGACACGCCGGAACGTGCGGATGCCCTTGATGAAGAACTGATGTCATTGGCTGCCGGCTTCGGCTTTGGCAGCGATGCAGGGATGGACTGGGAGTACCTGCTCGCAACAGGGCGGAGGTCCTGA
- a CDS encoding polysaccharide deacetylase family protein — protein sequence MPTAFLLFGGQWLAAAGLGPADTDTRIVTGTADLSKMEAEKAETLAREAAAAERRAAAAVKVPEYVPPAAFPVVPGQTVVSLTFDDGFSGQARAAEIMSAAGMDGTFYLNSGLIDEKGSVTLRQAKNMALAGHEIAGHTFSHPDIATLDVSEAEREICQDRANLLSLGFQVTNFAYPFASGSTVASLVEGCGYNSARGLGGTLDETTCIGCPPVESLAPAEPFLLKAPSQVERDWTLQDLQDAVTAADGTGGWVMLTFHGMCPYQCEWIDIDEALFKEFVAWLENRTKTTNTVVRSVQDVIGGPKAAPVTAPQPAVVARGENGIKNADLEQWSGDVPVCWAQADYGTNKAEFGRATGNQKSTGSTITVTKHRDGDAKIIPKRDLGTCAPQVAAGHRYSLRLWYSSDTRTQFSVHYRDSSGAWHFWVASPFLDPSSELVAAEWTTPPVPDGATALSFGLALTSDGTVVTDDYGLYDVEGAPPAPGPSRLPTPAALPGHEDGIE from the coding sequence TTGCCTACCGCCTTCCTGCTCTTTGGCGGGCAGTGGTTGGCTGCGGCAGGGCTGGGACCGGCTGATACCGACACCCGGATCGTGACGGGGACGGCCGACCTCAGCAAGATGGAGGCGGAGAAGGCCGAGACACTGGCGCGTGAGGCGGCGGCGGCTGAACGGCGTGCCGCCGCCGCCGTCAAGGTTCCCGAATACGTTCCTCCCGCCGCCTTTCCCGTCGTCCCCGGCCAGACGGTTGTCTCCCTGACCTTCGACGACGGGTTCAGCGGGCAGGCCAGGGCAGCGGAAATCATGTCGGCCGCTGGCATGGACGGGACTTTTTACCTAAACTCCGGACTCATTGATGAGAAGGGGTCCGTGACCCTCCGGCAGGCAAAAAACATGGCCCTTGCCGGCCACGAAATAGCCGGCCATACCTTTTCCCACCCCGACATTGCCACTCTTGACGTTAGCGAAGCTGAACGGGAGATCTGCCAGGACCGGGCAAACCTGCTCTCCCTTGGTTTCCAGGTCACCAACTTTGCGTATCCCTTCGCATCCGGTTCCACGGTCGCATCACTCGTCGAAGGTTGCGGTTACAACAGTGCCCGGGGACTGGGTGGAACCCTGGATGAAACCACCTGCATAGGCTGTCCGCCCGTTGAATCGTTGGCTCCTGCCGAGCCGTTCCTGCTGAAGGCGCCCTCCCAGGTGGAGCGTGACTGGACGCTCCAGGATCTACAGGACGCAGTGACCGCCGCGGACGGGACCGGTGGCTGGGTGATGCTGACCTTCCACGGGATGTGCCCCTACCAGTGCGAGTGGATTGATATTGATGAAGCCCTGTTCAAGGAGTTTGTCGCCTGGCTCGAGAACCGGACCAAAACCACCAACACCGTGGTCCGGTCGGTTCAGGACGTCATCGGCGGGCCAAAAGCGGCGCCGGTCACGGCACCGCAGCCCGCGGTCGTTGCCCGGGGCGAAAACGGCATTAAGAACGCCGACCTGGAGCAGTGGTCCGGGGACGTGCCGGTGTGCTGGGCGCAAGCAGACTACGGCACCAACAAGGCCGAATTCGGCCGGGCAACGGGCAACCAGAAAAGTACTGGCTCCACTATTACGGTCACCAAACACCGGGACGGTGATGCCAAGATCATTCCGAAGCGGGACTTGGGTACCTGTGCACCGCAGGTCGCTGCCGGCCACCGTTACTCTCTCCGCCTCTGGTATTCCTCGGACACCCGAACCCAGTTCAGCGTCCATTACCGGGACAGCTCGGGTGCCTGGCACTTCTGGGTGGCCAGTCCTTTCCTGGACCCCAGCAGCGAGCTGGTAGCGGCCGAATGGACCACGCCGCCGGTTCCGGACGGTGCCACAGCACTGAGCTTCGGTCTGGCGCTGACCTCCGACGGAACAGTTGTCACCGACGACTACGGTCTCTATGACGTCGAAGGTGCACCTCCGGCACCAGGACCCAGCCGGCTTCCGACACCGGCGGCCCTCCCCGGCCATGAAGACGGCATCGAATGA
- a CDS encoding BTAD domain-containing putative transcriptional regulator, translating into MNGVRVHLAGPPFLEHGTGNGRQPHGRKAWGLLAYLVLHHAPTPRAQLAAMLFPDAEDPLGALRWHLSDLRRVLGSDASLQGDPLTLQLPPSSWTDMEPGTPLPSTGDHPLAAGLIEGMDFSDCPGFDSWLTIERHRLRHRVETAAYEGGLSALAGGDTATAVQLAARALELDPLNPDFHALLVRSLVAAGDRAGARDSADRCAALFAEQLGAGLPAEVQHALAAPDTGIGTLPATRVAVRSYLEAATASLAAGATGSALTQLRVAGGLAERTGIRELQAEALLSLAGALIHGAGGRGAEVSDLLHRAASLSRGGPPSLQSAAYRELGFLAVQRGFPASGLHWLGKAEAAAAGLDDETAKTLGVRGMLATDTADYPTARSALQESIRLSSQTRAVRQEAFARTMLGRVHLLTGQLQSAALELDAALTLAGRDHWVAFLPLAEALRSEVHLLSGQDSMAVETAEHATALAAAFGDRCFIDAAAHAKAKGLLAAGHMDAAGSWILRGLGRNPWYRWFRGRNLELACAADLRDNPQRALGYARELGELSSRYGHDELTVRAYSFLALLGDGAVGAAIPVLAGRISNPLLHAELALRNQL; encoded by the coding sequence ATGAACGGCGTCCGGGTCCACCTTGCGGGGCCACCTTTCCTCGAGCACGGCACGGGGAACGGACGGCAGCCGCATGGCCGCAAGGCCTGGGGGCTGCTTGCCTACCTGGTGCTGCACCACGCTCCGACCCCACGTGCCCAGCTCGCCGCCATGTTGTTCCCCGACGCAGAGGATCCGCTCGGCGCCCTCCGCTGGCACCTGTCCGATCTGCGCCGTGTCCTCGGCTCCGACGCCTCGCTGCAGGGCGACCCACTGACCCTCCAGCTCCCCCCATCATCGTGGACCGATATGGAACCCGGCACCCCACTCCCCTCAACCGGTGATCATCCATTGGCCGCGGGACTCATCGAGGGTATGGACTTCTCCGACTGCCCCGGGTTTGACTCTTGGCTGACGATTGAGCGCCATCGCCTGCGCCACCGGGTGGAGACCGCAGCCTATGAGGGCGGACTGTCCGCACTGGCCGGCGGCGACACGGCAACCGCGGTACAGCTGGCCGCCCGGGCGCTGGAGCTTGACCCCCTGAATCCTGATTTCCATGCTCTTCTGGTCCGGTCCCTGGTTGCCGCAGGCGACCGTGCCGGGGCACGGGACAGCGCCGACAGGTGCGCCGCCCTGTTTGCTGAGCAACTCGGCGCCGGATTACCCGCGGAGGTTCAGCACGCACTCGCGGCTCCGGATACCGGAATCGGCACTTTACCTGCGACGAGGGTAGCCGTGAGGTCCTATCTGGAGGCGGCCACGGCTTCGCTGGCTGCGGGTGCCACCGGTTCAGCGCTCACCCAACTCCGTGTAGCCGGCGGATTGGCCGAACGCACCGGTATCCGTGAACTTCAAGCAGAAGCCCTGCTTTCGCTGGCCGGGGCATTGATCCACGGCGCCGGAGGACGAGGAGCCGAAGTTTCAGATTTGCTGCACCGGGCAGCATCCCTGTCCCGCGGCGGACCACCCTCCCTTCAGTCCGCCGCATACCGGGAGCTCGGGTTCCTCGCCGTACAGCGGGGTTTTCCAGCCAGCGGGCTGCATTGGTTAGGGAAGGCCGAGGCCGCGGCCGCGGGTCTTGACGACGAAACGGCCAAGACGCTCGGGGTGCGCGGGATGCTGGCGACGGACACTGCGGATTACCCCACCGCGCGGAGCGCTTTGCAGGAATCGATACGACTCAGCTCCCAAACCCGGGCCGTCCGCCAAGAGGCATTCGCCCGCACGATGCTCGGACGGGTGCACCTTCTGACTGGTCAATTGCAGTCTGCGGCCCTCGAGTTGGATGCAGCTCTCACCCTTGCCGGCCGCGACCATTGGGTTGCTTTCCTCCCTCTGGCAGAAGCGCTCCGCAGCGAGGTCCATCTGCTTTCAGGACAGGATTCGATGGCTGTGGAAACGGCCGAGCATGCCACCGCGCTTGCCGCAGCATTCGGGGACAGGTGCTTCATCGACGCCGCCGCCCATGCTAAGGCAAAAGGCCTTCTAGCCGCCGGGCACATGGATGCAGCCGGATCGTGGATCCTCAGGGGCCTCGGCCGGAATCCTTGGTACCGCTGGTTCCGCGGCCGGAACCTGGAACTGGCGTGTGCTGCCGACCTTCGGGACAATCCGCAGCGGGCCCTCGGTTATGCCAGGGAGCTGGGGGAACTCTCCAGCCGGTACGGCCATGATGAGCTTACTGTCCGGGCATACTCTTTCCTGGCACTCCTGGGAGATGGTGCGGTGGGCGCCGCAATTCCCGTCCTTGCCGGGCGGATATCCAACCCCCTGCTGCATGCCGAACTCGCTCTCCGCAACCAGCTTTGA
- a CDS encoding glycosyltransferase produces the protein MEPWTILVIGLLILGISTPLWTTVGLLRRIGELQNASSPRHLARRAENPVTPSQVAVLIAAHNEELVISETIASALMLVPAGNIHVVSDGSSDNTADIANAAGVNCLELFPNRGKAGALAAGIEYFDLVNNYEVMLLLDADTRLTPDYLKTGLPLFTAPDVVAVAGRAKSLPDRGRRNPVARILLTYRERLYTAVQLLLKYGQASGPANVVNIVPGFASMYRTRILPEIDVAAPGLLIEDFNMTFEVHAKKLGRIEFHPSAAIAYTQDPDNLGDYVRQMRRWQLGFWQTVRRHGMHRGLFWTVLLLHIVELISASLVLILAIPIVIFSQLTDISLLRPQDLLIGVMLPDYLLTVFAACFLRRPSMLLWGLTYPLMRLLDSFICLATLAQAWTRTTTGTWASPTRRLQPS, from the coding sequence ATGGAACCATGGACCATATTGGTCATCGGGCTGTTGATACTTGGTATCAGCACGCCCCTCTGGACTACGGTCGGACTGCTGCGCCGCATCGGGGAACTGCAGAACGCGAGCTCCCCTCGCCACCTGGCCCGACGCGCTGAGAACCCGGTTACGCCCAGCCAAGTGGCAGTGCTCATTGCAGCACATAACGAGGAGCTGGTGATTTCAGAGACGATAGCCTCGGCGCTGATGCTGGTTCCCGCCGGCAACATCCACGTCGTCTCGGACGGATCCAGCGACAACACCGCAGACATCGCCAACGCCGCAGGCGTGAACTGCCTGGAGCTGTTTCCCAACCGCGGCAAGGCCGGTGCACTGGCCGCCGGCATCGAGTACTTCGATCTGGTCAACAACTATGAAGTGATGCTGCTGCTGGACGCCGATACCCGTCTGACACCGGATTACCTGAAAACGGGCCTGCCGCTGTTTACCGCCCCCGACGTCGTTGCCGTGGCCGGACGCGCGAAGTCACTGCCGGATCGGGGGCGGCGCAATCCGGTGGCACGGATTCTCCTGACCTACCGGGAACGGCTCTACACTGCCGTCCAGCTGCTGCTCAAATACGGGCAGGCCTCAGGGCCGGCCAATGTCGTAAACATCGTTCCGGGCTTTGCCAGCATGTACCGGACCCGGATCCTTCCTGAGATCGATGTCGCTGCCCCCGGCCTGCTCATCGAGGATTTCAATATGACCTTCGAAGTTCATGCCAAGAAGCTCGGACGCATTGAATTCCATCCATCCGCGGCCATCGCCTACACGCAGGACCCCGACAACCTCGGCGACTACGTCCGCCAAATGCGCCGCTGGCAACTGGGATTCTGGCAGACGGTCCGCCGGCACGGAATGCACCGCGGACTTTTCTGGACTGTCCTGCTCCTGCACATCGTGGAACTGATTTCGGCCAGTTTGGTATTGATCCTGGCCATCCCGATCGTCATCTTCTCCCAGCTGACGGATATCTCCCTGCTGCGGCCGCAGGATCTCCTCATAGGCGTCATGTTGCCCGATTATCTGCTCACCGTGTTTGCCGCCTGTTTCCTGCGCCGTCCGAGCATGCTCCTGTGGGGCCTGACCTACCCGCTGATGCGGCTCCTCGACTCCTTCATCTGCCTTGCCACCCTGGCCCAAGCATGGACACGCACCACCACCGGAACGTGGGCCAGCCCTACACGCAGACTGCAGCCCAGCTGA
- a CDS encoding peptidoglycan-binding protein produces the protein MHPAGETLRRMDASRRVVTLREALLRAGITMSYLAPDSVNDPTVFDDHVDAAVRSFQQSRGLIVDGAAGPDTMRALAEAQYRFGDRTLAFVEGAPPARGDDVAELQRHLSHLGFYYGHIDGEFNVRTRYAVAELQQNLGIPGTGVCDPDTMRAMSRVNRAITPSQAFALRDYERLDRSTAALRGRLIALSTGKSTTASPHAVERLTSRSLTEELVAGDIAARVERILREFGAGVVTGASGFSRGTDGRDAVPSLRLDLHCDWLDQQAASGIAAFYWGLPGTSVPRSPIGHRAAILLMKELAVRTGMDSLGVHGRTWDTLKLSGIPSVGLDLGYLSNRDDAERLADPVFRQTVADSIVIGIQRLYLLEEEDQPTGTLALDDVSRFNPVDEPAEQRVGGL, from the coding sequence ATGCACCCGGCAGGAGAAACCCTGCGGAGGATGGATGCCAGCCGGCGTGTGGTGACGCTTCGTGAAGCGTTGCTGCGCGCCGGCATCACCATGTCGTATCTGGCCCCGGACTCCGTTAACGACCCCACGGTTTTTGACGACCATGTAGACGCTGCCGTGCGCTCCTTCCAGCAGAGCCGCGGCCTCATTGTCGACGGCGCCGCCGGTCCCGACACCATGCGCGCGCTGGCCGAAGCGCAGTACCGGTTCGGGGACCGCACGCTCGCCTTTGTCGAGGGTGCTCCTCCCGCGCGCGGGGACGACGTCGCCGAACTGCAGCGGCACCTGTCCCACCTCGGTTTCTACTACGGCCACATCGACGGCGAGTTCAATGTGCGCACCCGCTATGCCGTTGCGGAGCTGCAGCAGAACCTGGGCATCCCCGGCACCGGGGTCTGTGATCCCGACACCATGCGTGCCATGTCCCGGGTCAACAGGGCCATCACCCCCAGCCAGGCCTTTGCGCTGCGCGATTACGAGCGGCTGGACCGCTCCACTGCCGCGCTTCGCGGCCGGCTGATCGCGCTGAGCACTGGTAAGTCCACGACGGCGTCTCCGCACGCCGTTGAGCGCCTGACCTCCCGTTCCCTGACCGAAGAGCTGGTCGCCGGCGATATCGCGGCACGCGTGGAACGGATCCTGCGTGAGTTCGGCGCGGGCGTGGTCACCGGAGCCTCCGGGTTCTCCCGCGGCACGGACGGCCGCGATGCGGTCCCCAGCCTCCGCCTGGACCTGCACTGTGACTGGCTCGACCAGCAGGCAGCCTCCGGCATTGCAGCCTTCTATTGGGGGCTTCCGGGAACCAGTGTGCCCCGCTCACCGATCGGCCACCGCGCCGCGATCCTGCTGATGAAGGAACTGGCGGTGCGCACCGGTATGGACAGCCTGGGCGTCCACGGCCGGACCTGGGACACCCTGAAGCTTTCCGGTATTCCCTCGGTGGGCCTGGATCTGGGGTACCTGAGTAACCGCGACGATGCTGAACGGCTGGCTGACCCGGTGTTCCGGCAGACCGTTGCCGACTCCATCGTGATCGGCATCCAGCGCCTCTACCTGCTTGAGGAGGAAGACCAGCCCACGGGCACCCTTGCCCTGGACGATGTCTCCCGCTTCAATCCCGTCGACGAGCCCGCAGAACAGCGGGTGGGCGGGCTCTAG
- a CDS encoding dTDP-glucose 4,6-dehydratase — translation MKTAITGGAGFIGSHLTEYLLAAGDEVAVLDDLSTGSLDNLQEAFKNPNFRFVEGTILDRAAVDSVVAGADRVFHLAAAVGVKLIVEDPLTSLRTNIHGTEVVLDATLAAGAVLLLASTSEVYGKNTSDALSEESDRILGSALKSRWTYAAAKGIDEAFAYAYWKEYGLRAAIVRLFNTVGPRQTGRYGMVVPNLVGQAQRGEALTVFGDGRQTRCFSYVADVVPALVKIAENTEAYGKAFNLGGTNEISILDLAERIVELLDSPSTISLVPYEQAYAPGYEDMRRRVPDNTKARELVGFNPKTTIDQIIANVAQGTPAGMVRSSSSPELAGA, via the coding sequence ATGAAAACAGCTATCACCGGCGGCGCCGGTTTCATCGGCAGCCACCTGACCGAATACCTCCTTGCAGCCGGCGACGAAGTCGCGGTGCTTGATGACCTTTCCACCGGTTCCCTGGACAACCTCCAGGAAGCGTTCAAAAACCCCAACTTCCGTTTCGTTGAGGGCACAATCCTGGACCGGGCCGCCGTCGACAGCGTTGTGGCCGGAGCGGACCGTGTGTTTCACCTGGCCGCCGCCGTGGGCGTCAAGCTCATCGTCGAAGACCCCCTGACCAGCCTCCGGACCAACATCCACGGCACCGAGGTGGTCCTCGATGCCACCCTGGCCGCCGGTGCCGTGCTGCTTCTGGCATCCACATCGGAGGTGTACGGCAAGAACACCTCCGATGCGCTTTCCGAAGAGTCCGACCGCATCCTGGGGTCGGCCCTGAAATCACGCTGGACCTATGCCGCAGCCAAGGGCATCGATGAAGCCTTTGCCTACGCCTATTGGAAGGAATACGGGCTGCGTGCGGCCATCGTCCGCCTCTTCAACACCGTCGGGCCGCGGCAGACGGGCCGCTACGGGATGGTGGTGCCAAACCTGGTGGGCCAGGCTCAGCGCGGCGAGGCGCTGACGGTATTTGGGGACGGCCGGCAGACGCGCTGCTTCTCCTATGTCGCTGACGTGGTGCCGGCACTTGTGAAGATCGCGGAGAACACCGAGGCCTACGGCAAGGCCTTCAATCTGGGTGGCACGAACGAGATCTCCATCCTCGACCTCGCCGAGCGCATCGTGGAACTGTTGGACAGCCCCAGCACCATCAGCCTGGTGCCGTACGAGCAGGCCTACGCGCCCGGATACGAGGACATGCGGCGCCGGGTGCCGGACAACACCAAAGCCCGCGAACTGGTGGGATTCAACCCCAAGACCACGATCGACCAGATCATCGCCAATGTTGCCCAAGGAACACCCGCTGGAATGGTCAGGAGCAGCAGTTCGCCCGAACTCGCCGGGGCCTGA
- a CDS encoding nucleotide sugar dehydrogenase — protein MHQRTPAGSPATDTMFEFDVAVVGMGYVGLPTSLAFREAGYRVLGVDVSEHRLQTIRDGRADLLEGDRERLGRALEDPGFELTSDAARLSNAAAVVIAVPTPVDEYLVPDLSILRSACATVVENAVSGQLVVLTSTSYVGCTKDMVALPLTARGLLPGLDVHVAFSPERINPGVDDFSQEEVPRVVGGITEACGQRAEVLLAKYVPKVHLVPTAEAAEMTKLLENTFRAVNIALANEFADICGTLNISVMDVIDAADTKPFGFMRFNPGPGVGGHCIPCDPHYLLWQLRRNRMNAPVIEQAMQDIAARPRRVVDRSRKLLSDRDQGLAGARVLLAGVAYKPDVEDVRESPALEIIAGLAAEGATVGYIDPLISRISSKGIELDSVTDPAGFAPDLVIMHTSHAGFDLGWLDAVPTVLDTTYKLPAAPNTIQL, from the coding sequence ATGCACCAACGAACGCCGGCGGGAAGCCCGGCAACCGACACTATGTTCGAATTCGACGTCGCGGTCGTGGGCATGGGTTATGTGGGGCTGCCTACGTCACTGGCATTCCGGGAAGCCGGTTATCGGGTCCTTGGAGTGGACGTCAGCGAACACCGGCTGCAGACCATCCGGGACGGACGGGCCGATCTCTTGGAGGGTGACCGCGAGCGGTTGGGCCGGGCCCTTGAGGACCCGGGCTTTGAGCTCACCTCCGATGCGGCGCGCCTGTCCAACGCGGCCGCCGTCGTCATAGCCGTGCCAACCCCCGTGGATGAATACCTGGTCCCGGACCTTTCCATCCTCCGCAGCGCCTGCGCCACAGTGGTGGAGAACGCCGTCAGCGGGCAGCTCGTGGTCCTCACTTCCACCAGCTACGTGGGATGCACCAAGGACATGGTGGCGCTGCCGCTGACGGCTCGGGGACTGCTGCCCGGCCTGGATGTCCACGTGGCCTTCAGTCCCGAGCGCATCAACCCCGGCGTGGATGACTTCAGCCAGGAAGAGGTACCGCGCGTTGTCGGCGGCATCACGGAGGCCTGTGGCCAGCGCGCTGAAGTGTTGCTGGCCAAGTACGTTCCCAAGGTCCATCTGGTACCGACGGCAGAAGCCGCTGAAATGACCAAGCTTCTGGAGAACACCTTCCGCGCAGTGAACATCGCGCTGGCGAATGAGTTCGCCGACATCTGTGGAACGTTGAACATCTCGGTCATGGATGTCATCGATGCCGCGGACACCAAGCCCTTTGGCTTCATGCGCTTCAACCCCGGCCCCGGCGTCGGCGGGCACTGCATTCCCTGCGACCCGCACTACCTGCTCTGGCAGCTGCGCCGCAACCGGATGAATGCACCGGTAATCGAACAGGCCATGCAGGATATCGCCGCCCGGCCGCGCCGGGTGGTGGACCGGTCCCGGAAGCTCCTCTCCGACCGTGACCAGGGCCTGGCCGGTGCCCGCGTGCTGCTGGCCGGCGTGGCCTATAAGCCGGATGTGGAGGACGTGCGTGAGTCGCCCGCGCTGGAGATCATTGCCGGGCTTGCGGCCGAAGGCGCCACGGTGGGCTACATCGATCCCTTGATCAGCCGTATCAGCAGCAAGGGCATCGAACTTGACTCGGTGACCGATCCGGCAGGCTTTGCGCCCGATCTGGTCATCATGCACACCTCACACGCCGGATTCGACCTTGGCTGGCTGGACGCAGTCCCCACCGTGCTCGACACCACGTACAAACTCCCGGCAGCGCCCAACACCATCCAGCTCTGA